Genomic window (Deltaproteobacteria bacterium):
CTTCTAATTTGGGTGGCAATTCAATTTCTATTCGCGAAGTCTCACCAGCTAATAAATGATAAGCAAGTACGGTTTCACTGCGCAAAACATCCTCGCGTACTGATGCTAACACATAAGAACGTACTTCCATTTCACGAGTTTGTACGCCGTGTGATAAGCGTCGCTGCCAGCTTAAACTCAAAAAACTTGTGCTGCTTAAAGCAATTTCTAAGTGTGTTCCTTGACCGCGACGAGTTTGGCTTTGAATTACGCCAGATTGAACTACTACATCAAGATCACTCTCAGGCAAATCAAGACTTACTTTGGTGATTGGTGCTCGGGGTAAAGGTAAATTAATCGACCGACTAAAACGATCATGTTGCTGACCATGAATAAAACGTAAATCAACTTTATAACGACCAGAGCGAGTAATTAATACCGCATACCCTTCATGGTTTTTGGTCGCAACTGCCCTTTGACCATTAAGCATTACATCGGCTAGTGACGCTGATGCTCCTATCATAGTCACTGATAGAGGCTCATTACCGACGATTGCTTCAAGCTCTACGGTCAAGTGACCGCTAAGTACTCCGCGTGAGAAACTCGCACTTAAATTACGCTTAATAATTGCAGCACTAGCTTTAGGCTCAGTTTGTTTTGCAAGCCGTGCAATTTCTTCTTGTAGTGATATCCAATCATTAAGGGGTAGGCGAATATTGCCAGAATCAGCTGATGCAAAGGTGCAAAAGGTAATAAATCCTAAATAGATAGATAGGCACTTATACATATCGCTCCTCCGTGATTGGAGAAGCATTCTAAAAGAAAACTAGGGGTAGATGATACGATGAATTGCGTTGTAAAAAAAATTTTACAAAAAAGTTTAGCGTTTGGAGAATTGGAAACGCTTACGAGCACCAGGACGGCCATATTTTTTACGTTCAACCGCACGTGGGTCGCGGGTAACAAAACCGGCTTTTTTGAGTTGCGAACGATAATCAGGGCTCATATCGATAAGTGCTCTGGTCAGCCCATGTCGAATAGCGCCAGCTTGACCTGATAAACCGCCACCATCGACTCTGACGATAACGTCTACTTTGCCACGTTGATCAACGATCTCAAGGGGTTGCATTAAAATCATCTTTAACGTGCCACGACCAAAATAATCATCAACCGGGCGATCGTTAACCGTTATTTCGCCAGAACCTGTTTTGAGGCGTACACGCGCGGTTGCTTCTTTACGTCGGCCAGTGCCGTACCAAATTTCTGCCTGAGCTGCCATCTTCGCCGCTGACCTTTCTTTTCTTTACTTTACGTTATAATGGCATTACTTCGGGTAGCTGCGCCTTATGCGGGTGCTCACCCTCACCATAAACTTTTAATTTTTTAAGCATAGCGCGACCTAACGTACCACGGGGCAACATACCTTTGACTGCTGCCTCAATGATTCGTTCAGGGTGTTTCGCGCGTACTGTCGATGCAGAAGCACTATTTAAGTGACCCTGCCAACCGGTATGATGATAATACATTTTGTCATTTTCTTTATTGCCAGTTAGCTTAACTTTGCTGGCATTAACGACAATAACAAAATCGCCGGTATCTGTATGCGGAGTATACTCAACTTTATGCTTGCCACGAAGAACCGAGGCAATTTTAGTAGCCATACGGCCAAGCACTTTGCCATCGGCATCAACCACAAACCATTTTCGTTTTACTTCGTTCTTTTTTGCACTTACCGTCTTCATGGCTCTTTTAAAAACCTCAGGGTTTACTAATATCGCAGAGCTAAAAATCGCCTTCTTAATGGCGCTGGCAAAACCTAATTTAACGCGATACGACGCCATAAGAAACCAAACCAAGCCCGGCCTTTTAGCTAAATCTACCCTATCTTGTCAAGCTACCTTAAAGAACTACATACAAACTTCATAAATTCTCATGATCTTCAGTAAAAAACTTATAGCCTACCAAAGACTTAATACTTATGGCAGGTCCATATATGTATGTCCATAAATGTATGTATTGACTAAAGTGACCACCGTAGCTACTATTATAGAATGAAATCTGGAATGCGCGCTGTAGGTATTAAACAACTTAAAACACATTTAAGTCGTTATATCGATTTTGTTCGCAAAGGCGAAATTGTGCTAGTAACAGATCGTGATGAAATCGTTGCCGAGATCCGTATACCTTCACAACCAACTTTAGATAAAACATCACGCTGGTTTTATGCCTTACAAGAAGAAGCACGCCAAGGTTCTATACATTTAGCTAAGCGCAAGCATACTATTCTTACTGGTCCACCTTCTTTATCTCAATCGATAGAGAATAATTTGCAAAGCATTTTAAATCAAACTCGCACTGATAGATACTGATGCCAACCTATTTTGACTCGAGCGTAGTTATTTCGCTTATTGCCAATGATACATATTCACAAAAAGCTTTTGAACTGTGGCACAATGAATATAATCGTGTATCTTCAAATTTATTAGTAATCGAGTGTTATACAGTTTTACGAAGACTTACTGAAATGCATTCTATGCAATCAACTATCTTTTTTACTCGCTTAAACGAAATTATCGAAGAAATATCTTTAAAAGATGTAGATAACGACATAATTGAAATAGTTAAGCAAACTCCAGAATTATCTGATTGCCATTCTCTCGATACTGTTCATGTTGCTACAGCTCAATATTTTGCATCCTTCTCTGATGAACCTTTTTATTTAGCAACATTTGATGAACGCATGCTAAAAGCTGCGACTGCTGTTGGCTTACAAACTGTTTAAATAAATGGCAACAACTTAGGTAAAATTCTAATTATTTCGCCAGTGCTCCCTTTGAATGATGCCAGCTAATGCAATGATGTAGTTAAGCCAAAGGTTTTTTATTTTAATTTTGCATAAAATTGTCACACCATCACTTAGCAATTGTTTTAATTTTTTTACCAAGTCGTTTCATCGCTGTGATTAAGGTGCCAGGCACTCCCGATTACGATTACTATTCGATAATGGCAGAATCTACCGATCCAAGTTCTCTTGATTCTTGTTATTTGACCGCAGGGGATGTTACTGCTGCTCAATATGTGTATCCAGAATAACCGCTGTTGCTATTATCTAGTGCTCTGGCATTAGTGCCAAAAACCATTTTAGCCTGGTAGTCCTGATCATCATTATTTTTTGCTTTCAGCTATGAATGTGGCGTAATGGCCACAATGGTGATCTCTTGCATATCAGGTCCGTCTCCGGGATAACTGAAGCGGTTCACAATTTACGCATAGCGTTAAATCGAAATTTGACTTGTCCTTGAAGGACAGCTACCCTAATTGATACTTTTTTGCAGTATTAACAAATGCAACCTTCCAATTGAGCAGCTATGTGAGGAGTTTATTATGCTTTATAGTGTAAAGAAAACTTTCGCAGATCGCTTCAATTTATCAGTAGTTTATTTTTTTATTATTAATCTTCTTCTCCTTAGTATTACAAGCTGTGGTGAAGATGATAAAAAAGACAAAATCGTTTTTGGTCAAGCCGTATCGCAATCTGGTTTTTTAAAATTAGTTGCAGATTCAACCTCTACTCCAATTTATGAAATGTGGATTGAAGAGGTGAATGATGCTGGTGGTATTTATATTAAAGAATATGATAAAAAATTACCATTAGAGTTAAAAAGATATGACGATGAAAGTGATACCTCTAAAATGTTAACTTTCCTTGAAAAACTTATTATCGAAGATAAGGTTGATCTAATCTTACCGCCAGTAAGTACAAATATGTTAGAAGAAGCTGCTAAGCTCGCTAATAGTCTTGCTTATATTTTACTTGGCAGCGCTGGTGGTGCAGTAAAACTTAAATCCATAATGAGCGGCTTACCATATTTCTTTTCGGTGCTTAACTGCGCTGATACGCAAATGCCTGCTCTTGCCGATGTAATCGAAGAAGCTGGTATCACTAAAGTCGCAGTAGTATCTATTGAAGATTTATTCGGTATTGAATATCACGATGAATTAGAAAAGGCCCTCACTGCAAAAAATATTAGTATTGTTAGCGATACCAAAATTGCCTTA
Coding sequences:
- the rpsI gene encoding 30S ribosomal protein S9; this translates as MAAQAEIWYGTGRRKEATARVRLKTGSGEITVNDRPVDDYFGRGTLKMILMQPLEIVDQRGKVDVIVRVDGGGLSGQAGAIRHGLTRALIDMSPDYRSQLKKAGFVTRDPRAVERKKYGRPGARKRFQFSKR
- the rplM gene encoding 50S ribosomal protein L13 — its product is MKTVSAKKNEVKRKWFVVDADGKVLGRMATKIASVLRGKHKVEYTPHTDTGDFVIVVNASKVKLTGNKENDKMYYHHTGWQGHLNSASASTVRAKHPERIIEAAVKGMLPRGTLGRAMLKKLKVYGEGEHPHKAQLPEVMPL
- a CDS encoding PIN domain-containing protein, encoding MPTYFDSSVVISLIANDTYSQKAFELWHNEYNRVSSNLLVIECYTVLRRLTEMHSMQSTIFFTRLNEIIEEISLKDVDNDIIEIVKQTPELSDCHSLDTVHVATAQYFASFSDEPFYLATFDERMLKAATAVGLQTV
- a CDS encoding ABC transporter substrate-binding protein; the protein is MLYSVKKTFADRFNLSVVYFFIINLLLLSITSCGEDDKKDKIVFGQAVSQSGFLKLVADSTSTPIYEMWIEEVNDAGGIYIKEYDKKLPLELKRYDDESDTSKMLTFLEKLIIEDKVDLILPPVSTNMLEEAAKLANSLAYILLGSAGGAVKLKSIMSGLPYFFSVLNCADTQMPALADVIEEAGITKVAVVSIEDLFGIEYHDELEKALTAKNISIVSDTKIALLTTEFSALFTAANTAGAEAFVAFTYPDETFAVTTEALRDEYNPKIFFAGVGTSYAIPYTILYADPTDASITGTDAIDGVMGAGAWNAKTSAKAAAFEAKYIAKYQSPPEYWGHLMYYSSLEFFQQAIEQAGTLDQS